Genomic window (Deltaproteobacteria bacterium):
TTAGGCGCGGATGGTTCATTGAAGAGAATGGCAAGCAGTGCGGATGATTCCAAATAAACTGTCACTAAAATTTATCCTCTCGATCCTCATCAAGAATCCTGCGAGCTGTTCCTTCGGGAAATTTAAGGCCCGTCAGAGGAAGTTTCAACGGAGTTTTAGGGGCTCTTGCAGGAATGATCTTCCCCTCCCTGATCCACTGAGCCAGAAGAGGGTTCGATTCGGCAGGGAGTTCTTTTGTCAACGGTTCGCGCAACTCGGCAACAACCTCGTTTCGATCGGTAACGAGCACACGCGTGCCGCGTTTTACCTCCCGCAGATAAGCCGAAAGGTTGTTTTTGAGCTCCCGTATCCCCACGGTTTTAAGTAATTCCATAGCTGAACCAATTGTAGCTACAAGTAGCTACATTGTCAAGAGAGCCGAAATTGTTCGTCAATCTTCGTCAATTTTGGTCAATCCCGGCCCTCTCATTTTTCGGGGGCGCCCTTGGCNNNNNNNNNNNNNNNNNNNNNNNNNCAATTTTAAATGATTGTTCCGCGCCCCCACTTGGCACGCCGGTTGCTTTTGTTCTTGGTCAGAAAGGAGAAGCAACAATGAAAAAAGGAATCATCTTCGTTTTTGTTTTGAGTCTGGTTTTGGGGGCGCCTTTTGAA
Coding sequences:
- a CDS encoding type II toxin-antitoxin system Phd/YefM family antitoxin; this translates as MELLKTVGIRELKNNLSAYLREVKRGTRVLVTDRNEVVAELREPLTKELPAESNPLLAQWIREGKIIPARAPKTPLKLPLTGLKFPEGTARRILDEDREDKF